The following coding sequences are from one Macaca nemestrina isolate mMacNem1 chromosome 1, mMacNem.hap1, whole genome shotgun sequence window:
- the LOC105494760 gene encoding POU domain, class 3, transcription factor 1 — MATTAQYLPRGPGGGAGGTGPLMHPDAAAAAAAAAAAERLHAGAAYREVQKLMHHEWLGAGAGHPVGLAHPQWLPTGGGGGGDWAGGPHLEHGKAGGGGTGRADDGGGGGGFHARLVHQGAAHAGAAWAQGSTAHHLGPAMSPSPGAGGGHQPQPLGLYAQAAYPGGGGGGLAGMLAAGGGGAGPGLHHALHEDGHEAQLEPSPPPHLGAHGHAHGHAHAGGLHAAAAHLHPGAGGGGSSVGEHSDEDAPSSDDLEQFAKQFKQRRIKLGFTQADVGLALGTLYGNVFSQTTICRFEALQLSFKNMCKLKPLLNKWLEETDSSSGSPTNLDKIAAQGRKRKKRTSIEVGVKGALESHFLKCPKPSAHEITGLADSLQLEKEVVRVWFCNRRQKEKRMTPAAGAGHPPMDDVYAPGELGPGGGGASPPSAPPPPPPAALHHHHHHTLPGSVQ; from the coding sequence ATGGCCACCACCGCGCAGTACCTGCCGCGGGGCCCCGGTGGCGGAGCCGGGGGCACCGGGCCGCTCATGCACCCGGACGccgcggcggcagcggcggcggctgCGGCCGCCGAGCGACTGCACGCAGGGGCCGCGTACCGCGAAGTGCAGAAGCTGATGCACCACGAGTGGCTGGGCGCGGGCGCGGGCCACCCCGTGGGCCTAGCGCACCCCCAGTGGCTACCCAcgggaggaggcggcggcggagACTGGGCCGGGGGCCCGCACCTAGAACACGGCAAGGCGGGCGGCGGCGGCACCGGCCGAGCCGAcgacggcggcggcggcggaggttTCCACGCGCGCCTGGTGCACCAGGGGGCGGCCCACGCGGGCGCGGCATGGGCGCAGGGCAGCACGGCGCACCACTTGGGCCCGGCCATGTCGCCGTCGCCCGGGGCCGGCGGGGGCCACCAGCCCCAGCCGCTCGGGCTGTACGCGCAGGCGGCCTACCcggggggcggcggcggcggcctgGCCGGGATGCTGGCGGCGGGCGGTGGCGGCGCGGGGCCGGGCCTGCACCACGCGCTGCACGAGGACGGCCACGAGGCGCAGCTGGAGCCGTCGCCGCCGCCGCATCTGGGCGCCCACGGACACGCACACGGACATGCACACGCGGGCGGCCTGCACGCGGCGGCGGCGCACCTGCACCCgggcgcgggcggcggcggctCATCGGTGGGCGAGCACTCGGACGAGGATGCTCCCAGCTCGGACGACCTGGAGCAGTTCGCCAAGCAGTTCAAGCAGCGGCGCATCAAGCTGGGCTTCACGCAGGCCGACGTGGGGCTGGCGCTGGGCACGCTCTACGGTAACGTGTTCTCGCAGACCACCATCTGCCGCTTCGAGGCCCTGCAGCTGAGCTTCAAGAACATGTGCAAGCTCAAGCCGCTGCTCAACAAGTGGCTGGAGGAGACCGATTCGTCCAGCGGCAGCCCCACCAACCTGGACAAGATCGCGGCGCAGGGCCGCAAGCGCAAGAAGCGCACGTCCATCGAGGTGGGGGTCAAAGGCGCGCTCGAGAGCCACTTTCTCAAGTGCCCCAAGCCCTCGGCGCACGAGATCACAGGCTTGGCAGACAGCCTGCAGCTGGAGAAGGAGGTGGTGCGCGTCTGGTTCTGCAACCGGCGGCAGAAGGAGAAGCGCATGACCCCTGCGGCCGGCGCGGGCCACCCGCCCATGGACGATGTATACGCGCCTGGGGAGCTAGGGCCCGGCGGGGGCGGCGCATCGCCACCCTCCGcgcccccgccgcccccgccggCGGCgctgcaccaccaccaccaccacacactgCCCGGCTCCGTGCAGTGA